In the genome of Lacerta agilis isolate rLacAgi1 chromosome 2, rLacAgi1.pri, whole genome shotgun sequence, one region contains:
- the RHOA gene encoding transforming protein RhoA: MAAIRKKLVIVGDGACGKTCLLIVFSKDQFPEVYVPTVFENYVADIEVDGKQVELALWDTAGQEDYDRLRPLSYPDTDVILMCFSIDSPDSLENIPEKWTPEVKHFCPNVPIILVGNKKDLRNDEHTRRELAKMKQEPVKPEEGRDMANRIGAFGYMECSAKTKDGVREVFEMATRAALQARRGKKKSGCLLL; the protein is encoded by the exons ATGGCAGCCATTCGGAAAAAGCTGGTTATAGTGGGTGATGGTGCCTGCGGCAAGACCTGTCTGCTCATTGTATTTAGTAAAGACCAGTTTCCTGAAGTATATGTTCCCACGGTATTTGAAAACTATGTAGCAGATATTGAAGTGGATGGAAAACAG GTGGAGCTGGCCTTATGGGATACAGCAGGACAAGAAGACTACGATCGACTTAGGCCTCTTTCATACCCTGACACCGATGTTATACTTATGTGTTTTTCAATTGATAGTCCTGATAGTTTAG aaaacatTCCAGAGAAGTGGACTCCAGAGGTGAAACACTTCTGCCCCAACGTACCAATCATCCTGGTAGGAAATAAGAAGGATTTGAGGAATGATGAACACACAAGGCGGGAACTGGCCAAGATGAAGCAG GAGCCAGTGAAACCTGAAGAGGGCAGGGATATGGCAAACCGCATTGGTGCTTTTGGATACATGGAATGCAGTGCAAAGACCAAAGACGGTGTGAGGGAAGTTTTTGAAATGGCCACTAGAGCTGCTTTACAAGCCCGACGTGGCAAGAAAAAATCCGGGTGCCTTCTCTTGTAA